One stretch of Arachis hypogaea cultivar Tifrunner chromosome 20, arahy.Tifrunner.gnm2.J5K5, whole genome shotgun sequence DNA includes these proteins:
- the LOC140183020 gene encoding secreted RxLR effector protein 161-like, protein MDDSKIYHRLIGKLQYLTNTRPNIAFVVDKLSQYLESPMTEHYKAALRILRNLKKASAAGLFFPLTTNFSLTGFVDPDWATCPDTRRFFSSYCFFLGTTLISWKSSKQQTVSRSSLEVEYRTLANATCESLWLLWLLRTFGINHAQPFTLYSNSQSTLHMAANPVLHERTKHIEANFHIV, encoded by the coding sequence ATGGATGATTCAAAGATCTATCATCGCCTCATTGGTAAACTACAGTACTTGACTAACACAAGGCCTAATATTGCATTTGTGGTGGACAAACTCAGCCAGTACCTAGAGTCCCCAATGACTGAACACTACAAAGCTGCTCTGCGGATACTTCGCAACCTCAAGAAGGCCTCTGCCGCGGGTCTCTTCTTCCCTCTAACCACTAATTTCAGCCTCACTGGGTTTGTGGACCCTGACTGGGCAACTTGTCCAGACACAAGGAGATTTTTTTCTAGTTACTGCTTCTTCCTCGGGACCACTTTAATCTCTTGGAAGAGTAGCAAGCAGCAAACCGTGTCTCGATCATCTTTGGAGGTGGAATACCGGACATTGGCGAATGCGACGTGTGAAAGTCTATGGCTTCTTTGGTTATTAAGAACTTTTGGCATTAATCATGCACAACCATTCACCCTCTATAGCAATAGTCAATCCACACTCCACATGGCCGCTAATCCAGTTCTACACGAGAGGACAAAGCACATAGAGGCTAATTTCCACATTGTGTGA